The Panicum hallii strain FIL2 chromosome 5, PHallii_v3.1, whole genome shotgun sequence genome contains the following window.
AACTAGCTCGCACCTGCTAGATGCATCATTCCTAAGCATAAATAGGACAAACCTGACAGCAACTTCCTCCTCCGTGGTGCTCTGTACTTGTCTTCAACTGATTCCTCCGACAGGAGAAGAGTCCATGTCATTGAGCCCCATCCTAGCATCAAACAAGAATCTCAGATTCTCAGTCTACAGGATCCCTCTCTGACATCCTCTCAATAAGCGTGTGTACGTGCTAACATTCATGTAACTCTCCTGCTCTCACATCCTTCTTGCTTTACTGGTTTCTACTGTAAAGCTATAACCTTCAGACTGACACAAATCTTCTAGTTTGTACATGCAAGTAATTTAGTTTTTTAAATCAGCGATTCAGCACCAATTAACCTTCGATTCTTGTCAGGCGATGGAGCAATGCACTGACCACAATGCGCAGCTTCCGAGGCTCGAGGGCATCGAGGAAGAAGGCAGCCCGGCCGACGAGTGGGCTCCGACGTCGGTCCGGGCACCGGAGACCCCGACGGAGACGATGGAGTTCCTAGCAAGGTCCTGGAGCCTGTCAGCAGCGGAGATCTCCAAGGCCCTCAAGGTCCTCAGCTGCGGCAAGGCCGCTTCCGATTCTCCTGCTGCGGTCACTACGACGGAGCAGAGGCCAACACCACCACTCGAGAGTGATCACCGCCATCAGGTAACGGCCACATATCCGATCAAATGATCGGCGATCTTGCACGGACGTAAACATGCTCTTATATATGGGTGTCTGCTGCAGAGAGCAGACGCGGCGATGGCTGCCCCGGCGGCGCAGGCCGGTGAAGCCGGCGGCGTGATGAGCCCGCCCGTCTCTCCCAGGGCCAACCTGGACGTCAAGGTGCGGAACACGACTGCATGCGTCCTGTTGGAGTCCGAAGGTGAATTTGAACCGCCGTGTTCTTACTCGTTCGCCGCTTGCTTCTGCAGCTGCTTCGTGCCGCCGCGGGGAGGGGGAAGACGGTGGGCGCGTGGATCAAGGAGCAGCGGGAGAAGAAGCGCGCCGAGGCCCGGTCCCGCAACGCGCAGGCGTACGCGGCGACGTCCGTGGCAGGGGTGGCCGCGGCGGTTGCGGCGCTGGTGGCCGGCGCGGTCTTCTCGGCGCCCCCGCCGGAGCAGCGGCCCAAGAACGGGGGCGCGAGCAACGCCACCAAgaccgcggcggccgtggcgtccGCGGCCGCGCTGGTGGCGTCGCACTGCGTGGAGATGGCGCAGGCGATCGGCGCCAGCCACGACCAGATCCTGGCCGCCATCCACTCGGCCGTGAACACGCAGACCAGCGGCGACGTCATggcgctcaccgccggcgcggcAACGGGTACGCACGACGACCCCCAAAACTGAGCATATTATGGCAGAGTTTGAGCGAGACATCTCGCATCAGACATGATGGCATTGTTGTTTGCAGCTTTGCGCGGGGCTGCAATGCTGAGGGCGAGGCTCCACAAGGAGATCCAGGCAACGGCTTTGCCCGGCGACGGCAGGGAGCCGGAGAGAGACATCTCGCCGCTGGTCTTCGTGTCCAGGGGCGGCGAGCTTCTCAAACGCACCAGGCAGGGCATCCTCCACTGGAAGCTCGTCACCGTGTACATCAACTCCAGCTTCCAGGTAGTACGAACAGAGGTTCAGCGCTGACAAAAAAGACAGTGCTCTTTGCCACCATGGATCGATCAATGGATGCTGATGCCGACCAAACACgacatgatttttttttttttgcaggtGGTTCTCAAGATGCAGAGTGCACATATGGCTGGcacattcatcaaaacaaaaaAGTGTAAGATTACAAACATTTAGCAGATTTATCTGTCACTCTTAACATGTATCCAACTCATTGTCAGGTCTATGACGCTGCATTCCAGGTGTGGTCCTCGATGTTTGCTCTGAGATACCGGCATGGGCAGGCAGGGAGCTCGAGGATGGGAGTCATAAGCGAGGATACTTTGGGATCAGGACGGTTGAAAGGGTGATCGAGTTCGAGTGCAGGAACAAGTATGATCAGCACAAGTGGGTTCAGGGCATCACGGAGATGCTGGTCCGCCGTGATAGCATGAACAACGCCTTGTAAATATCGATCGACGAGGCAGAATCGTGGGTTGTGGGAAATGTTTGTGCTGTAAATTTGTCTGCTAATCGCAGAAATTGGAACTTCAATCTAGTCTGATAAAGCCAACTAGCCAAGAAATCTGGACtgatttctttttctccttCATTTACGGAGAAAACAGCTCGATTCCGTGTGGAATTCAGCCTTGCAAACAAAGAAGATCCAAGTTTTAACTCAAAATTTCTCCAATTGTAGTGTCGGCTAACACAcggcgggaggaagaagaagaagatccatttttttttttgaaatggaTAACAAGTTCCATTAGTCAGGCTTATCACCAGACACCAACAAAGTTACAAACTCTGGTATACAGCTTTGCCACAGCAAAGGACCGTTCATACACTTTAAGCCCATAGCCGCTAGAGCATCAGCCACTGTATTACAATCTCGGGATATATGAAATATAATACATTCAGAGAATTCCTCATACATTAAAGCCTTGATATCATCTAATAATGTGCCTAAGATAGATCTGTCCACCCCTGGAGCAGATAAAACCTTGACCACAAAACCTGTATCAGTCTCCAAAATAATACGCCTCATTCTTAAACCAGCAGCACACTCCATACCTTTCAAACAAGCTCTCATTAGGAAATTAGCTGAGCCGGCACCAGCAGCTATCGCCATGCCAGTGTGATCTCTAATGACAAAACCCCATCCAGCTTTATTTATCCAGAGGATAAAAGCTCCATCACAATTGATCTTGTAAACATCTTCTCGTGGGACTTTCCATTTTGGCTTGCTATTTGAGGTTAAAGCCTTCCTCATGTGTGTTGTATCTCTCCACACCTGAAAATGGAAATAAAAGTCATTAATCACTTCATGAGCAGACTTCTTTCTTTCACCTGAGTTTGTCTTATTACGTGCAGACCACCAACACCACATAAATAAAATTATTTTACATTGGTTATGTGTGTTAAAACCCCAAATTTTCTCCAACACTATCTTGGGTGAATTTTCTGCCTTCAGCATGATTCTTATGTCCTCCATATTCAACAAGCGCCAGCACAACTTTACCGCCTTACACTTAAAAAATAGATGATCTGAATCTTCATCAGACCTTAGGCACATCGGACACCGCGTGTCAAGATCCACGCCTCTTCTTGCAATGTTTAATTTCACCTGCAAAGCATTATGAGCCATCCGCCGGACAAACATTTTGATTTTGTTTTGCACATTCAATTTCCATATTTTGCTCCAATCAAAATCCCTTCCTTCTACATATGAGGTGGATGTGTCACGGCTATTTTGGTGATCCCTCCTCTTTGTTCCTAGAACATACGCAGATTTAACAGAAAATTTAGCATTAGGATCTGGGTGCCAAGCCAAGAAATCTTCTGTCCCAACAGAGATCGGTAGTGACAATATGATATTCGCATCTTCTTCATAGAATGTATCTCGCACTAGCTGTTCATCCCAATCTTCAGTGACCGGATTAATCAACTCTTCAACTTTCTGGAGGATGGAGGCACCTTTTGGCGTGATGACCCTTCTTGTATCCCCTCGGGGAATCCATGGATCCTTCCAAATATTAATTATCTTGCCATTAACAACCCTCCAAATCAAACCATCCTTCAAAAGTTGCAGACGCTTCAGAACACTTCGCCGTATATAGGACATTCCTCCCCTCGGCCTAGCTTCCAGTAAAAAGAAGATCCATTTCCTAGAGAGAAAAGGCTGTGTCTTGCGCCTCTCAGCAACAGCCACCATCGCGGGTCGCGGCCCCGGACTCGCGCGCGGATGTGGACTGACTCCAAAGAACAGACACCGATGGTCGCGTATTCTGCCGTGTTTCTAGGAGGAGACGAGATTGCCAGGTCGCCATTGTCCGGCCGCGTGAGCTCAACTGCTCAAGCGTGCGGCTTCGATGCCTGTGCCTGCGCGGCTTGCTGACGAAGCAGACCAGAGGAGTGAAGCTCTCGTGGTAGTTTGATAGGGAAGAGCCTATGCACTTCCGCACTTCCGGACGTTACCTGGGGCCGGCGGCCGCCGTCGGTGCCGGAGGCGGAACAGTCCGATCCAGGGAGCTTTACGCAAATATACGGTTAGAAACTTTACAAAAACACCCCCAAAACAATCGCGATCCGAAACAGGGGCCTTAATGAAAATACCCGATCCCAACTTTTACAAAAGGACCCCTAGATTGGATCGCGATCAAAATCAGGGATTTCTTGAAAAATTGCGATCCAATATTTTACAAAAACACCCCTActttggatcgcgatccaaataaGGGGGCATATTGTAAATATTTTCCACGCCGGCGCCGGAGCAGCCAACAAGCACCTGCCGCCGTGGCGACCTCTGCTCGCACCGGTCTATCTTCCAATGACCCAATCTCACCCTCCTACCCGCGTGCACCGGTTAACCGGAGTACCAGCACatcgcctcgccgccgcgcccaaTCCAACCGCGTGTCCGTCCGCCCGTATCAAGCTCGCCCAAATCTTTTCACGGCTCGACTCCTCCCATCCATGTTCGCCTGTAGGTCTCTGCTCGCAAGGTacgccccctcccctctctccctctcccttcctcccCGACGCATTCTTGTTCCCTCCCGTACTACCGGCCAAAGCTCAAATCACCTTCAGTTAGAATCTCCACGGTTTGAtttctcttttctcttcttttgtTCTGCGTTAGGGCTAGTCGGCTTACTCGGCCTCTAATTCCCTGCGCCGCCGGACCGCCGCTTCGTTACTTCCACCAGGTTAACCGCTCCGCTTccaatttcttttctttttaattTCTGTACCGGTTTTGTAATAGCGAGGTCTCGCTGACACTCGTCATGGCTGTAATCTGTTGTTCCGAGCAGACAGTGACGATTTCACTGCTGCCAGACTGTTTACTTGGGGTTGGGTTGGCAGTGGATTTGTTGGGCATGCCAGTTTAAGTAGCAGAATTATGAGTGCCTACCTACACAGCAACCACCtgaaaaatcttgtgtctctgcACTGGATTGTTCTAGCACCTCACCTTATCCTTTGGTGGTTTATATGCTCTGGCCACAAGTTCTCGTCCTTCATATTTTTCTCACTTTATGCTTCAGAACTATATCCAACAATGTGATGTTTCGCTAAATCAGTTCTTTGTACATTGCAGGGATCAGTAGGTCAAAATAAGTTGGCATCATTTGTGATGGAAGGGGCACAAGGAGGATCAGGTAATCTGGCAAAACACAAGAAAAGAAAGTCTCCTGTGCAGAGATGGAGGCCAATCTCAACAGAAGCAGTTCCCCAGAAAGGTGCGAGAGCTCCATCTGCCCCTTTATGTCCTTTTTAATAATACAGAGCTTAAATTATGTAACTTCAGAAGCTGTATTCTTTGGATTTCCATTTTCCTATATTTGGGAAGGGCATGAATAGTTTACAGAATTTATGGAGGGTTCACCTTGAGAAAAGAAAAATCAAGAACAAAAGTAAATATTGTGTAGTAGTTAAAACAAGAAAGACCATAGCGTGCAGGAACCAGTTAAAAGTTTGTGATACTGACATGTTGGGCATTGGTGATAGGGTAGGGTAAATGTTTAAGTCTATCTGGATTTGGTAGGAATCCAGGAAATTCTGTTCTTGAAAGTTGAAAGGATGCTTTCTCATCTTAAAATGGTATCCGTAATTATTCACACAAGTAATTTCCTAGATTGTTGGCACATTTTTAAGCTGTTGAGGATAAATATTAAGTTACTGAAATTAATAGGAAGTAATATCACATAAATGGTTTCAGCAAATTAATGCAATTCTTGAATAACATTGCTTACCTGCTAGTCTGAAGTGACACTATTTACTTTCAATGTACTCAACTTCCATGGCTTTCTGTTATGACATCGCCTTTAAGATCCCAATCCATTGGCAATGCTCCTAACCGTCCTTTCTGATAAGTAATAAGTAATTGTTGTTGATGCATAAAACTTCAAAAGTAGTTTTGAAAGCTAATTTCCCTTGTTACTGAAGATGGTACCTTTCTTATAGCCCTTTGTTTTCCCTTATAACCTATCATTAATTTCTTGTATTACTTTGGTTCCTATCCCTTTTAACCTTCTAGTGTGTGTGGTACATTTGTGCCATTTCTGATTTCTGAACTATCTTATAATACCACATGATGCAGATGCTGTTAATGAGACATCAAATTCTGGAAGCAGACAAGTTGTAGAAGACCGCATAACTTCTAGTGATAATCTGGTGTTGGATGGAGCTACTAATGTTGTTATTGAAGTTACCACCAACGATGCATCATTGTCAAAAAATAATTTAAGTTTGGAATCCAGTTCAACTAAAGTAGTCATAGAAGACAATTTGGAGGTATCAGGCTTTAATAAAGATCTTGATGGGTCCAATTTCTCTGAGACGTATTCCTCCTCTATTGAGGTATGCCATTCAGATGCGTTTAAGTAACCTGATTTTTTCACTAACCActtttagtttttttttctctctacCTTGCTTTACAGTATCTGAACAGTATTAATAGATTCAGTCGTTCTGTTTCAGGTAGATGTTCCTTTGATGCGCTTTGTGAAGGGAAAGGGGTATTGTTCTCTTGATCTGTTTCACATGTGTACCCTGCGGATAATGCTTGGACTTTATTTATGATCTTAATGTGTATTATCTGGTATGTAGTGGGTCTATGCAGAAGAAGATTGAAGAGGATACTGGAGTGAAAATTATCTTCCCATCATCAAAGGACGAGACTTCTGTTGGTATATATATGCTCATGCTTCTATTTAAAATTGGTTTTGGTATAATAAGCTTCTAGTTATTTCCTGATCTAATTGAAGGTACTATATAATGATTCATGGAATATTTTTCAGTCCTTGAAGGTACAAGTTCTGAAAGTATTAGAAAAGCAACGCAGATGATTGCAAATGTTCTTGAAGAGGTAGATATCCAATGTACTACTTCAATAGATGGTTAGCATATGTTTGCATTGCTCATTGAATCATTTGTCATGTTAATTTATCTTTTTTACAATAATGAGGGGAATAGTAATGTGCTATGTTTGGTTTTAAATGTGAAGTTTTTGATATTGACAACCTTGTTCTTATCCATACTGTCCATCATTAAGTATAGAAGCTTAATGCTACGCTAAGTCCATAATGTACCAAAGCTTAGTGTGAAACTAACACGGCTCTGTACATAGTGAATTATCAAACCAACTTAAAATTGCTACTGTGCACCAGCTGTGACTTCAAGTCTGCAACTACTTGTTTTCTCATTTCCTGATCTTGTTTATTTACTGGGTCATCATGATTACTCTGTGCTTCTCCTATGTTTCAGGCTGTCCAAAGTCGAATGCTGGACTACTCCCATTTCATATCACTTCCATTGGCTATCCACCCCGATCTTGTTGACAAGCTCAACTACTTCCAGAGCTCAATACTTGGGGCTTCTACTTGTAATGAAGAAAGTGATAAAGATGAGAGCCGAAGTGAAGGTTCTATTGATGAAATGTATCATGACCACAAGCAAGCAGATGGCTCAAGTGTTTCCATCAACCTTCAAGTTCAAGAAAAGTCTGTTGAAGTGAACATTGATAGCAAAGGCTCCGGATCAGGTTTAAAAG
Protein-coding sequences here:
- the LOC112894674 gene encoding VAN3-binding protein, with the protein product MEQCTDHNAQLPRLEGIEEEGSPADEWAPTSVRAPETPTETMEFLARSWSLSAAEISKALKVLSCGKAASDSPAAVTTTEQRPTPPLESDHRHQRADAAMAAPAAQAGEAGGVMSPPVSPRANLDVKLLRAAAGRGKTVGAWIKEQREKKRAEARSRNAQAYAATSVAGVAAAVAALVAGAVFSAPPPEQRPKNGGASNATKTAAAVASAAALVASHCVEMAQAIGASHDQILAAIHSAVNTQTSGDVMALTAGAATALRGAAMLRARLHKEIQATALPGDGREPERDISPLVFVSRGGELLKRTRQGILHWKLVTVYINSSFQVVLKMQSAHMAGTFIKTKKCVVLDVCSEIPAWAGRELEDGSHKRGYFGIRTVERVIEFECRNKYDQHKWVQGITEMLVRRDSMNNAL
- the LOC112895547 gene encoding activating signal cointegrator 1 complex subunit 1 isoform X2; its protein translation is MEGAQGGSGNLAKHKKRKSPVQRWRPISTEAVPQKDAVNETSNSGSRQVVEDRITSSDNLVLDGATNVVIEVTTNDASLSKNNLSLESSSTKVVIEDNLEVSGFNKDLDGSNFSETYSSSIEVDVPLMRFVKGKGGSMQKKIEEDTGVKIIFPSSKDETSVVLEGTSSESIRKATQMIANVLEEAVQSRMLDYSHFISLPLAIHPDLVDKLNYFQSSILGASTCNEESDKDESRSEGSIDEMYHDHKQADGSSVSINLQVQEKSVEVNIDSKGSGSDFGIDKSIFIKPKTFHLTIVMLKLWNKDRIAKASDVLQSISSQVNEALENRPISIQLRGLTCMKGSPAKARVVYAPVLEVGGEGRLARACKVIIDAFVKSGLVLERDARQELKLHATIMNVRHRKSKKRNRWNDSFDARDIFRKYGKEEWGEYHIPEVHLSQRFNFDESGYYHCCSSIPLPVEMQAE
- the LOC112895547 gene encoding activating signal cointegrator 1 complex subunit 1 isoform X1; this encodes MFACRSLLARASRLTRPLIPCAAGPPLRYFHQGSVGQNKLASFVMEGAQGGSGNLAKHKKRKSPVQRWRPISTEAVPQKDAVNETSNSGSRQVVEDRITSSDNLVLDGATNVVIEVTTNDASLSKNNLSLESSSTKVVIEDNLEVSGFNKDLDGSNFSETYSSSIEVDVPLMRFVKGKGGSMQKKIEEDTGVKIIFPSSKDETSVVLEGTSSESIRKATQMIANVLEEAVQSRMLDYSHFISLPLAIHPDLVDKLNYFQSSILGASTCNEESDKDESRSEGSIDEMYHDHKQADGSSVSINLQVQEKSVEVNIDSKGSGSDFGIDKSIFIKPKTFHLTIVMLKLWNKDRIAKASDVLQSISSQVNEALENRPISIQLRGLTCMKGSPAKARVVYAPVLEVGGEGRLARACKVIIDAFVKSGLVLERDARQELKLHATIMNVRHRKSKKRNRWNDSFDARDIFRKYGKEEWGEYHIPEVHLSQRFNFDESGYYHCCSSIPLPVEMQAE